In one window of Palaemon carinicauda isolate YSFRI2023 chromosome 2, ASM3689809v2, whole genome shotgun sequence DNA:
- the LOC137614684 gene encoding putative nuclease HARBI1 — MPIKVCSRAPGVEASTICKFIPEVCKAIIAVYKDKVLHCPKTEEDWKEVAPRFSSSWNYHNCLGAVDGKHIAIKNSRNAGSYYYNYKGFHSIVLMAVADATYKFLYVDIGAEGGASDGGTWSNCSLHDAVEDNRAGLPQPELLPNDDHPVPYHFTTMQQNPDTINLITMCACVLHNIILLRYSHAISEVDYEDPDTHDLIPGGWRTEQHLQGL, encoded by the exons atgcctatcaaagtctgcagtagaGCTCCaggggttgaagcaagtaccatctgcaagttcatacccgaggtgtgtaaagccatcatcgcggtctacaaggacaaAGTGCTgcactgccccaaaactgaagaggactggaaggaagttgctcCCAGGTTCAGCTCCAgttggaattaccacaactgtctgggggctgtggacggaaagcacatcgccataaagaattcacgcaatgctggctcttactactacaactacaagggcttccacagcattgtactcatggcagtggcagatgctacctacaagtttCTCTATGTGGAtattggggcagagggtggtgcgtcggatggaggaacatggagcaactgttccctgcatgatgctgtagaagacaacagagctggactGCCTCAACCAGAACtgctccctaatgatgaccacccagtgccctatcacttc aCGACAatgcagcagaaccccgacactatcaacctgatcaccatgtgtgcctgtgtcctgcataACATCATCCTCCTCAGATACTCACACGCAATATCAGAAGtagactacgaagatccggacacacatgatctgatccctggtggatggaggactgagcaacacctgcaggg gttatag